The Punica granatum isolate Tunisia-2019 chromosome 4, ASM765513v2, whole genome shotgun sequence genome has a window encoding:
- the LOC116203431 gene encoding allantoinase isoform X1, which translates to MRRFREERSGRVTDRLRLSCRRRGAEMEGLLWRVLPLLALLSSLLLYSYFSGFKTSHNDCSLLPYSHYWIRSKRIVTPEGVIAGAVEVKGRNITSVVKEEDWQGISKGERVLDYGEAVVMPGLIDVHAHLDDPGRSDWEGFPSGTKAAAAGGITTLVDMPLNNFPSTVSTETLELKIKAAEKNIYVDVGFWGGLVPDNAYNSSALEALLQAGVLGLKSFMCPSGIDDFPMTDASHIKEGLSVLAKYRRPLLVHAEVQPDSISMPDLDGDDPRSYYTYLKSRPPLMEEGAIRELLTVSKDTRPGGRSEGAHLHVVHLSDASSSLELIEEAKRNGESVTVETCPHYLAFSAEDIQDGDTRFKCAPPIRDAANKEKLWEALMAGKIDMLSSDHSPTVPELKLLRDGNFLRAWGGISSLQFVLPVTWTYGRKYGLTLEQMAHWWSKRPAELAGQRLKGAIVTGNYADIVVWDPDTEFYLDDNYPVFIKHPTISAYMGRRLAGKVLATFLTGNLVYEEGKHAPAACGATILAK; encoded by the exons ATGCGAAGGTTCAGAGAGGAGAGGAGTGGGCGTGTGACTGACAGACTGAGACTGAGCTGCCGACGGAGAGGAGCAGAAATGGAGGGTCTGCTGTGGAGGGTGCTGCCTCTGCTCGCTCTGCTCTCTTCTCTCCTCCTCTATTCCTACTTCAGTGGCTTCAAG ACTTCTCATAATGACTGCAGCCTCCTTCCGTACAGTCATTACTGGATTAGAAGCAAGCGTATTGTGACGCCAGAAGGGGTCATCGCTGGCGCAG TTGAGGTGAAAGGAAGGAACATCACGTCTGTGGTGAAGGAGGAAGATTGGCAGGGGATTTCCAAGGGAGAGCGGGTTCTTGACTATGGGGAGGCTGTTGTCATGCCCGGTTTGATTGATGT ACATGCACATCTCGATGATCCTGGAAGGTCTGATTGGGAAGGATTTCCCTCTGGGACTAAAGCAGCTGCTGCTG GTGGTATAACCACGTTGGTTGATATGCCCCTCAACAACTTCCCATCAACTGTTTCCACAGAAACTCTGGAACTTAAG ATTAAGGCTGCAGAAAAGAACATCTATGTCGATGTTG GTTTCTGGGGAGGCCTAGTTCCTGATAATGCATATAATTCAAGTGCCCTGGAAGCTCTTCTGCAGGCTGGTGTTCTCGGTCTAAAA TCTTTTATGTGTCCATCAGGAATCGACGACTTTCCTATGACTGATGCTAGCCACATCAAG GAGGGACTGTCTGTTTTGGCTAAGTACAGGAGACCGCTACTTGTGCATGCAGAAGTACAACCGGATTCCATCAGCATGCCAGACCTTGATGGAGATGATCCGCGATCTTATTACACCTATCTCAAGTCAAGGCCACCTTTAAT GGAAGAGGGAGCTATTAGAGAGcttttgacagtatcaaaggaCACAAGACCCGGTGGCCGTTCAGAAGGAGCTCATCTCCATGTTGTTCATTTGTCCGATGCAAGTTCATCCTTGGAACTAATTGAG GAAGCCAAAAGGAATGGTGAGAGTGTAACTGTTGAGACATGTCCGCATTACCTAGCCTTTTCTGCAGAAGATATTCAAGATGGAGATACACGCTTCAAATGTGCTCCGCCCATTCGTGATGCAGCCAATAAAGAGAAGCTGTGGGAGGCTCTAATG GCTGGAAAGATAGACATGTTAAGTTCCGATCATTCACCGACAGTGCCAGAGCTTAAACTGCTCAGAGATGGCAACTTTTTGAGGGCCTGGGGTGGCATTTCCTCTTTGCAG TTTGTTCTTCCTGTGACATGGACGTATGGTCGGAAATATGGGTTGACTTTGGAGCAGATGGCTCATTGGTGGAGCAAGAGGCCTGCTGAACTTGCTGGGCAAAGATTAAAG GGAGCTATTGTGACCGGAAATTATGCTGATATTGTTGTATGGGATCCTGACACAGAATTTTACCTGGACGACAACTATCCTGTATTTATAAAGCATCCG ACCATCTCAGCCTACATGGGAAGAAGATTAGCGGGGAAAGTTCTTGCAACTTTTCTCACAGGGAATCTCGTTTACGAAGAGGGAAAGCATGCCCCTGCTGCCTGTGGTGCTACAATTCTTGCAAAATGA
- the LOC116203431 gene encoding granule-bound starch synthase 2, chloroplastic/amyloplastic isoform X2: MVEDGKPSPLAGTNVMNVILVAAECGPWIKTGGLGDDVPSEDGLQATIEKSKKVLAMQRELLNQITARRKLVSSIRNSTTVFAEDESSVGEKDKPFSSPEVDSTSDVSDRNGSVPSLEEQSKNIFSSDRRASNASSEASGSEPATINWIRDIDEAVHEEKFEFPSHGTPSPGRYEPPTEDATSSDSVKTDILPPFVSSIPEISIPKDEKEEEDSKEATTQLGADNGDSDTMVEDGKPSPLAGTNVMNVILVAAECAPWIKTGGLGDVAGSLPKALARRGHQVMVVVPRHGNYAEPQETGIRKSYRVDGQDIEVTYFQAYIDGVDFVFIDAHVFRHLENNIYGGNQLDILKRMVLFCKAAVEVPWHVPCGGVCYGDGNLVFIANDWHTALLPVYLKAHYRDNSLMKFTRSVLVIHNIAHQGRGPVDDFFRVDLPEHYMDLFKLYDPVGGEHFNIFAAGLKTADRIVTVSHGYAWELKTSEGGWGLHNIINENDWKLRGIVNGIDTREWSPEFDIHLTSDGYTTTH; this comes from the coding sequence ATGGTTGAAGATGGAAAACCTTCTCCATTAGCAGGAACCAATGTGATGAATGTTATATTGGTTGCTGCAGAATGCGGACCATGGATTAAAACAGGTGGGCTTGGAGATGATGTGCCGTCGGAGGACGGGCTTCAGGCCACCATCGAGAAGAGCAAGAAGGTCTTGGCAATGCAGAGGGAACTCCTTAATCAGATCACTGCAAGAAGAAAACTCGTTTCGTCCATAAGGAATAGCACCACTGTGTTTGCAGAAGATGAAAGTTCGGTCGGAGAGAAGGACAAACCTTTTTCAAGTCCTGAAGTTGATTCAACTAGCGATGTCAGTGACAGAAATGGTTCAGTTCCTAGCCTTGAAGAACAAAGCAAGAACATCTTTTCAAGCGACAGAAGAGCTTCCAATGCTTCATCTGAGGCATCAGGATCTGAACCTGCAACCATAAACTGGATTCGTGATATTGATGAGGCAGTGCATGAGGAAAAATTCGAATTCCCTTCCCATGGCACTCCTTCTCCCGGGAGATATGAGCCTCCAACGGAAGATGCTACTAGCTCAGATTCGGTCAAGACTGATATTCTTCCACCCTTTGTCTCAAGTATCCCTGAGATATCCATTCCCAAAGacgagaaggaggaggaggattcCAAGGAAGCAACCACACAGCTAGGTGCTGATAATGGTGATAGTGATACAATGGTTGAAGATGGAAAACCTTCTCCATTAGCAGGAACCAATGTGATGAATGTTATATTGGTTGCTGCAGAATGCGCACCATGGATTAAAACAGGTGGGCTTGGAGATGTTGCCGGTTCTTTACCGAAAGCATTGGCCCGTCGAGGTCATCAGGTTATGGTGGTGGTTCCACGGCATGGTAACTATGCAGAACCACAAGAGACTGGAATCAGGAAATCATACAGGGTTGATGGCCAGGATATCGAAGTAACTTATTTCCAGGCTTACATTGATGGTGtggattttgtttttatcGACGCCCATGTGTTTCGTCATCTCGAAAATAACATATATGGAGGAAACCAGTTGGATATTCTGAAAAGGATGGTATTATTTTGCAAGGCAGCTGTTGAGGTTCCATGGCACGTGCCTTGCGGTGGTGTCTGCTACGGCGACGGGAATTTGGTTTTCATTGCGAATGATTGGCACACTGCGTTGTTGCCAGTCTATCTTAAGGCCCATTATCGAGACAACAGTTTAATGAAGTTCACCAGATCAGTTCTTGTGATTCACAACATTGCTCACCAGGGAAGGGGCCCGGTGGATGATTTCTTCCGTGTGGACTTGCCCGAACACTACATGGACCTCTTCAAACTCTATGATCCAGTGGGGGGCGAACATTTCAACATTTTTGCGGCTGGTCTGAAGACTGCAGACCGTATAGTCACGGTGAGTCATGGGTATGCATGGGAACTGAAAACCTCTGAGGGCGGCTGGGGTCTACACAACATCATCAACGAGAACGACTGGAAGCTGAGGGGGATTGTCAACGGGATTGACACGAGGGAGTGGAGTCCTGAGTTTGACATCCACTTGACCTCTGATGGCTACACAACTACACACTAG
- the LOC116205561 gene encoding E3 ubiquitin-protein ligase RMA1H1-like isoform X1, producing MYIFLAHLFKSRSVHSWTRNNKQVQSMAFEQYFSQEWRSTPATQVEPENCKGCFDCNICLEFAQEPVVTLCGHLYCWPCIYKWLHVQSLSLAMDEPPQCPVCKAGISHTAMVPLYGRGRPELEGKGLTQLGTAIPPRPAASNTYCLTSPPTRSAAQQLPYRNPYQDHANSFDDSSGAQSELFSLGGAGFQSPMVGMFGEMVYARVFRNSDSLFGYINPYNLRGSSSSPRLRRQEIQADKSLNRISIFLFCCFLLCLIVF from the exons ATGTACATTTTTCTTGCTCACTTGTTCAAATCGAG atctgttcattcttGGACAAGGAACAACAAGCAAGTCCAGTCCATGGCCTTTGAGCAGTACTTTTCTCAGGAATGGAGGTCGACCCCAGCCACACAAGTTGAACCTGAAAATTGTAAAGGCTGCTTCGACTGCAATATCTGCTTGGAATTTGCGCAAGAGCCCGTGGTAACCCTCTGTGGTCACTTATACTGCTGGCCCTGCATCTATAAATGGCTCCATGTGCAGTCCCTCTCTCTGGCCATGGATGAGCCCCCACAATGTCCCGTCTGCAAAGCTGGGATTTCTCACACAGCAATGGTCCCTCTCTACGGGCGGGGCAGGCCTGAGCTTGAAGGAAAAGGCCTGACTCAACTGGGCACAGCCATCCCTCCAAGGCCCGCAGCTTCTAACACCTATTGCTTAACATCTCCCCCAACTCGCAGCGCAGCCCAGCAGCTTCCTTACCGGAACCCATATCAGGATCATGCCAACAGCTTCGATGACTCCTCAGGCGCACAGTCTGAGCTGTTCAGTCTCGGCGGTGCTGGGTTTCAGAGCCCGATGGTTGGTATGTTCGGGGAGATGGTCTACGCGAGGGTGTTTCGCAACTCAGACAGTTTATTCGGGTACATTAACCCGTATAACCTACGTGGCAGCAGCAGTAGCCCGAGGCTGAGGAGGCAGGAGATTCAGGCGGATAAGTCCCTAAACAGAATATCGATTTTCCTCTTCTGCTGTTTCCTGCTATGCCTTATCGTGTTCTGA
- the LOC116205561 gene encoding E3 ubiquitin-protein ligase RMA1H1-like isoform X2 yields the protein MAFEQYFSQEWRSTPATQVEPENCKGCFDCNICLEFAQEPVVTLCGHLYCWPCIYKWLHVQSLSLAMDEPPQCPVCKAGISHTAMVPLYGRGRPELEGKGLTQLGTAIPPRPAASNTYCLTSPPTRSAAQQLPYRNPYQDHANSFDDSSGAQSELFSLGGAGFQSPMVGMFGEMVYARVFRNSDSLFGYINPYNLRGSSSSPRLRRQEIQADKSLNRISIFLFCCFLLCLIVF from the coding sequence ATGGCCTTTGAGCAGTACTTTTCTCAGGAATGGAGGTCGACCCCAGCCACACAAGTTGAACCTGAAAATTGTAAAGGCTGCTTCGACTGCAATATCTGCTTGGAATTTGCGCAAGAGCCCGTGGTAACCCTCTGTGGTCACTTATACTGCTGGCCCTGCATCTATAAATGGCTCCATGTGCAGTCCCTCTCTCTGGCCATGGATGAGCCCCCACAATGTCCCGTCTGCAAAGCTGGGATTTCTCACACAGCAATGGTCCCTCTCTACGGGCGGGGCAGGCCTGAGCTTGAAGGAAAAGGCCTGACTCAACTGGGCACAGCCATCCCTCCAAGGCCCGCAGCTTCTAACACCTATTGCTTAACATCTCCCCCAACTCGCAGCGCAGCCCAGCAGCTTCCTTACCGGAACCCATATCAGGATCATGCCAACAGCTTCGATGACTCCTCAGGCGCACAGTCTGAGCTGTTCAGTCTCGGCGGTGCTGGGTTTCAGAGCCCGATGGTTGGTATGTTCGGGGAGATGGTCTACGCGAGGGTGTTTCGCAACTCAGACAGTTTATTCGGGTACATTAACCCGTATAACCTACGTGGCAGCAGCAGTAGCCCGAGGCTGAGGAGGCAGGAGATTCAGGCGGATAAGTCCCTAAACAGAATATCGATTTTCCTCTTCTGCTGTTTCCTGCTATGCCTTATCGTGTTCTGA